CTCCTTGCCGACGTGGATGCCTCCTGCTTGTTCGATCACCGCCTGCCCGGCGTCGGGGCCAGGCAGCGCGACCGCCAGGTCGCGGTCGGGCGTCGCCTCGGTGGCCGGTAGTTTCTCCGCGTGCTCGATGGACACTTGCTCCGCCACCCCGTCCAGTGACGCTGCCGCCGGTGCGAAGGCTGCCTCGCTGCCCGGCGCAGTTTCCGCGGAAACGTGCCGCGGGGCCGCGGCGGCCTCTCGGCAGCAAAGCCCGTCAGCCTCCACGTGTACCGTCACCTGGAAGCGGTCGCCGCTGCTGCCCGGATCAAGGCCGCCCGCCAGCGCGCTCTCGGCCACCAGCCCCAGCGCATCCGCGCGCCGCTGCGCGATGCTCGCCTCGTCGCCGCCGGCGGCATCCTCCTCCTCCGCCGCCGGCACCTGCTCCAGGGCCGCCTCCACGGCCCGCAGCACTACCGCGCCTACCTCAGGCGTGAGCCGCGCCCGCAGCACCACCATGCCGTCCTCGTCCACCCGCGTGCTCAGCGTGCGCCGTTCCAGCCGCACCTGCTCGGCGTCCGGCTGCGCCTCCCGGTCCGCCTGCCGCCACCCCCGCACCAGCCGCTCCACCTGCGCCGCGGTGGCACAGCAGGCCACGGCAATCAGCCGTGCCTCGTTGTCGGCGGTGGCCACTCGAGTCAGGGCGCGTACGATGGAGTAGGACAGCCGACCGCAGGCCATGGCCGCGGAGAGGTGGTTGAGATCGGCCAGCGCAGCGGCCACGCGCAGCTTCTCGCGGGCGGCGCCGAGGTCGAGGCCGGTGCGCCAGTTGAGCCAGTGGGCGCAGGAACGGAAGCCCTCCCAGCCGTGGTGGCGGTCGAACTCGCGCAGGTCGCACAGCAACTCGTAGGTGGCGGCCTGGATGCGCGCCGACAGCTCGGCGATGCGGTTGCCGAGCTGATTCAGGTCGCGGGGTGCCTCCGGGGCCGGCGCTGCGCTGTCGGCAACGGCGACCGTCGCAGTCTCGCTCGTGCCGGGCGTTCTCGGAGCGGTGGTGGCCGCGGTCGCGGCCGGGTCGGTGGCTGCCGGTTCAGGCCGCGCTGACGGCGTCGGCGGGCGCGGCAGCGTATAGGTGTCAGGTGCCATGCCGCCATGGTACACCCGGTATTCGGTGGCCCCGTGCCGGCCCGTGGACGAGCCGCCCGTCCGATTTGGGCTTTGCGGGCCAGACCCGGACGCGGCGGGCCGAGAGCGCGCGCTGAGGGCGCCAAGGGGAGCGGAACAGGCGGGGTCGGGGACGTGGCCCAATCGCGCGCCCAAAACCATGTCAACCCCCTCAGGGCCGCAGCCAGCGATTTTCTCGATTTTTTTCAGGCGCTTGGCCCACGGCGAGCCGTTCGCTGACCGTAGGCTCACGTGAATCGTGGCATGAGAACCGCGGATCAGGTGCAGGGCCAGAATCGATGGGGCGGCGACGAGGCGGTGCGTGGCAGACCGCGGTTTCGTAGCGTGGGATAGTCCTGGAGTGATGCTCAACCGGGTGCAATGCTTCCGCACCGCCTCCCTGGCCGTCGCCGCGGCCTGTGCTGATCGGCACGGCGTCGGGTACACCGGTAGCGGGCATTTTGCAAACTCGTCGTCGCGGGGCAGGGCCAGCTCGGCGGCATGGGCACGTCAGGGCTGGTGTCGCACTGGCTCGGCGGGCGCACCAACGGCTGCCGTCACTGGGTGGTCGGCAGAGTCTTCCGGGAGCTGGCGAGGCCGCAGCCGGGCAAGCGCTACTCGCCGTTCGGCTGGAACGCCGAGCGCCGCGGCCTGCTGCACCGACGGCGCCTCGGTCACCGGTGGCATGATCCCGGGCCGGCGCGAGATCCTGCAGTTGCTGGAGGTGATGCGGAGGCACTTCCCCGGCTCCCGCAACGCGCGGTTGTGCGCGGTGGCGCCGCTGCTGGGGGTGCGCGAGACGCGCCGAATCGTCGGCGACTTCCGGTACACCGTGCAGGACGTGGTGGAGCGGCGCGCGGTTGCGGACACCATCGGCTTTACCGCCTACGTCTGAGACCTGCCGGACCCGGTCAAACCCAGCCATCAGCCGATGACGGCAACCGGCACCAAGCGCATCGCGGTCACGCCGATTCCCTACCGCATCCTGCTGCCGCGGCCGGTGCCCAATCTCATCTGCCCGTGCCGGGCGGCGAGCGTGGAGCGGCACGTGCTCGGTCCGCTGCGCGAGCAGGCGCCGTGCATGGCCATGGGCCAGGCCGCCGGCACCGCGGCCTCGCTGGTCCCCGCCGGCGCCGGCTTCGCCGCGGTGGACGTCCCGGCGCTGCGCCAACGGTTGCGCGACCAGGACGCCAATCGTCGACTTCAACGGAGCCTGGCACGACGACTCGTGATCCGTGCGGTGGCCAGCCGCTCTCGAGCCTCGGTTATGGGTTTCGCAGATCCCGACGAGGTCCTCGTCCGAAGACGGCCTATGGCGACGAGGACACTTCGGGAATAATCGGAAGGCACTTCGTCCTTGTCGGTGGCTACGTGCAGGACGTTTCCCACGTTCCGATCACGTACGCCGATCTGCCGCGGCCTGCCGGTACCGCGCGGAAGTCGTGGACCGGGACGCCCCCATTGCCTCTGTCGACGAGGGTACCAACGCATACCAGATTGGCGTAATCTCCGAGAACTTTGGCGGATTGATTCCGACCAGGAACGCTCTTCGTCACGAAGGCAGAAATTGGAAGCAAGGTTCGATCCACTCGTGCCCGCCGGGGAGCACCCACCCGTTCGGTACGAGCCCGGCATCCCTCTGTTGATGGCGTCCATCTTGGACTGCGCACTAGCTCCGTGGCGGCGCCCGGACCGTGACCAAGCCATCGAAGATCCCGTACGGCCGGCGAACGCGACTTCACGGCGTTGATTCCCCTACCGGTGCATCGCTCCTCCAAGTCAGCAACCGACCTGCACCTGTAGCGCCGCATCTGCTCTTGCGCACGTCCGCCACAGTTCGGGAACCATTCCCATCAAACAACGTAACGCCGAACCGAGAGCTACAGCTTCCCCATCCTTCAAATCAAGAAACGCAAGCTCCGTTAGCCAATCACCAACATACTCGGCCCACTCATGTAACCCTGCCCGACTTGCTCCCGAACTCAAACAGACCATTATTGACTCGAACATACTCAGGAATAGCGCTTTGTGACCTCTATGCCTACGAACCAGAATTCGCACTTGGTCAGCAAGAGCCTCACTCCGACACACAGCAGCGGCCACGGCCAAGCGCATCACGACATCGACCATCTGAGATCTATCTTCAATCCCGGATATCCTATGACCGTTACTCTTGAGGCTCTCCGCTACCTGTCCCGCCTGGTCCCTGCCCAGACCGAACATCGTTGCGGACTGAGCAAACAATATCATTGATTCGCGATCAATCTCGCCGGCACCGACTCTCTGATCCACGACATTTCTTAGTTCGTCCGGCATTGGGCCGAAACTATCCGTCCCAGCCGACAGCGGCCCAGGATATGTCGTCAAACATGCAACATCAGACCTGAAAAACTCAAGAACGCTCCCATCGCCACCCTCGAGAAGTACCTTATGAAGGTTATCACTCTGGACGTCCTCTGCAAATTCATCGACAGCCGTCAAAATGCGCCCTACACAGGCTGACTTCAGCCCTCTGGCATCAAAAACGAAAGGCGACCAACGGGGCTCGATCCTCATATCAACGTGGTTCTGCAGGAGGTACCAAATATTCGGTAATTCCGATAGCCACCTTACAAATCTAGACCTTTCGATGCGTCCTGAACGGACTTCGCGAGCGACCACCGTGGATTGCACTAGGGCCGCAAATCGTCGATAATAAGGACGACTGAATGCGAGCGTACGTCGCCGCGATAGCTCCCCATCAATTACTCTAAAGAGTCCGACGATAAGTCCGTAATCACTCTCCAAACTGTCGTCATCATCGTCTCTGACCTGGCGGACGATACTAAGGATATGACGCTCGATCTGCGGGAATTCCGGAAGTACGCGCAGTCCGAGCTCGACAGCTCCCGTTTGCGACAACCTATCTCCGTGCTCGTCCAAATCGGCAAAAAGCCGTGGAATCACGTTATGGTCTAACGAATCAACATCTATAAGGCGGAGGGCAATCTTTGAACACGACAGCTTGAGAGCCTCAACGACTCCATCCGGAGGTCGCCATGTACACAGGTTGCGAAGTAGGTCAGCACCACACTCGTTCCAGTGGTCTGAGATCGTGGCGGACCCGTTGTACCGCCCGACAAGCCGCGCATAGTATCTTGCACGGGTCGGAACCATTGCCGCAACACTGACCTGTCCATGCGCCGCCTCCTGTCGGACTACGCGTGCAACACAAGCCGGCGTGTCACTAACATCGTCGTCGAACTCATCCATCTCGTTATCTGTGAACGCGCGGTTCGACGCTAATTGGATCCACTTTTCATGCGTCGGGAGTCTAACGTCCTCTATAATTTCATTTAGCACGTGAATACGGCTCGAAGGAGCCGGTGACAGCAACCGATATTGCGCCAGCACGATGCGTCGCCCATCACGAGTCAAAACCAGAGTTGCCACGCTTCCCTGAGATGGTTCCAACAACAGATCCCACTTATGTTTTTTCGTATCTGGGACCTCCGCGCCGGTCCGTCCAGCGAGGACGGTGCGGATTGCGTTGTAGAGCTCCGACCTTGAGACAGACACTTTTCCACCCGCGAATGAGAGCATTACTGCAGACGAAAATCCGTATGTATCACGAAACGTACTGTCCGCAAGAAGATCGTCCTGCACCAATGGTGGCGTCAGATCTAGCAACATACTTACCGCGACGGCGTTGGTCTCCGTAGTATCCATTTCAGAACTATCTTTCATCAGACGACACAGCGTCTACGACGTCCGCAAGGTGGCGTCGATAGACTTCAAGCAACGCATTATACAATTCAGGCTCCAGCTCTTTCATCGGCTTGAGCACTCGCTCCTCGAGCCAGGTCCAATATCGCTTCTTCGCCTGAGCCGTGGCTTCACTCGGTGGTGTAAGCATCATAAAGTAGTACACTATGGGTCCGATCTTTTCTAGAGATTCATGTTTGTCTTTCGGGAATGACTGCGTCCATCCACGGATATCCATGTGACTAAACAGCCAATCAGCCCTTATCGGTGCTCCGGCAATATCTGCTGTGGTCGTCCATACGTTGACCAACGCCCGGCCCATTGTGTTCATGGTGTTCCGTAGCCAAGCTTCTTCCTCCGGGAGTTGCAGCCAATCACCCATCCGCGCCGACAAGATACTTTCCCTAATGGCTTTCAATTCCGCGGTCTCCACGAGCCGTGCAGCTCTCGCACGGGCAGATTCCAACTGCTTGGAAAGTTCCACCTCAGATATTGGAACGAACATGTACCCAGCACGGCGAAGCAGCGTCAGGTATTCCGAAAAGACCTCCGAAGAGATTAGGTCATTAGATCGTAGCGTGGAAAGTAGATCGAGCGTAGTAAACACTGCCGTGGAACGATCTGGGTCACTTTGAATGCTCTCGTTCTGGTTGATGAATCTGTCGTCAACAACGATCGCATCGCACGTGCTCACCAATTTTGTCACAGCGACCGTAGGATGTTCAGACATGTCCATGTCTTCCGAATCGCCGGTCGTATCGTCTCTCCCAATCCTAACCTTTCCCGACACAATCCCTTGTTCTACGGTTCGGCGTATTCGCTCGATCACGTTAGAGACCTTCCCAGAGACACTCTCGTACGCAATGAGTTCATTTGTCTGCCTTGCGGTTGACGACGACACTACAGCCGTGAGCCCGCACGCACCAAGTTTGTCGAGTAAGCCTAAGTGGAGGAGGTAAGCAGTCGTGAGGTCGTCCAGGTACACAACCGCGCAATCGGATATGGACGGCTGGTCAGGCCATTCCCTTTCGTGTTGCTCCAGATAAGACCGTGCATGTTGTTCGTCCCCGGCTGTCAG
The sequence above is drawn from the Spirochaetaceae bacterium genome and encodes:
- a CDS encoding DUF222 domain-containing protein, producing MAPDTYTLPRPPTPSARPEPAATDPAATAATTAPRTPGTSETATVAVADSAAPAPEAPRDLNQLGNRIAELSARIQAATYELLCDLREFDRHHGWEGFRSCAHWLNWRTGLDLGAAREKLRVAAALADLNHLSAAMACGRLSYSIVRALTRVATADNEARLIAVACCATAAQVERLVRGWRQADREAQPDAEQVRLERRTLSTRVDEDGMVVLRARLTPEVGAVVLRAVEAALEQVPAAEEEDAAGGDEASIAQRRADALGLVAESALAGGLDPGSSGDRFQVTVHVEADGLCCREAAAAPRHVSAETAPGSEAAFAPAAASLDGVAEQVSIEHAEKLPATEATPDRDLAVALPGPDAGQAVIEQAGGIHVGKE